Proteins encoded by one window of Clostridium perfringens:
- a CDS encoding ABC transporter permease: MDFFKTIRVYSSFAKGTFKALSSYKANLLMGLIGQLIMISVTYFLWIAIYSSSQEGIMNGFTLKEMLTYVMITLLIGIVTSNDISQEISFEVRDGSISTNLIKPINYRLRIIFIGIGNFIFFFLTLFLPGAILISTYAILNGININLASILIFSISIILGCLINIYYSYIFGLLSFKFYNIWGISQIARAIIMLVSGAMIPLTFFPEIVQKLFNFLPFSSIIYTPAMIYLNKLSYAQIAKSLGLQLIWVVILMVLSKIMWNKVIDKLTIQGG; this comes from the coding sequence ATGGATTTCTTTAAAACAATACGAGTTTATAGTTCCTTTGCTAAGGGTACTTTTAAAGCTCTTTCATCTTATAAAGCCAATCTACTTATGGGGCTAATAGGACAATTAATTATGATAAGTGTTACTTATTTTCTTTGGATAGCTATTTACAGTAGCTCTCAAGAAGGAATTATGAATGGATTTACCCTAAAGGAAATGCTTACTTATGTTATGATTACACTTTTAATCGGAATCGTTACCAGTAATGATATAAGCCAAGAGATATCCTTTGAGGTTAGAGATGGATCAATTTCTACAAACCTGATTAAACCTATAAATTATAGACTTAGAATAATCTTTATAGGCATAGGAAACTTTATATTTTTCTTTTTAACACTATTTTTGCCTGGCGCAATTTTAATTAGCACCTACGCAATATTAAATGGAATAAATATTAACTTAGCTTCAATATTAATATTTTCAATTAGTATTATTTTAGGATGTTTAATCAATATTTATTACTCTTATATTTTTGGACTACTATCTTTTAAGTTTTATAACATATGGGGAATAAGTCAAATTGCTAGAGCTATTATAATGCTTGTTTCAGGGGCAATGATCCCCCTTACATTCTTCCCTGAAATAGTTCAAAAGTTATTTAACTTTTTACCTTTTAGTTCAATTATATATACTCCAGCTATGATTTATCTTAACAAATTAAGTTACGCTCAAATAGCTAAATCCCTTGGATTACAACTTATATGGGTAGTAATTCTTATGGTATTATCTAAAATTATGTGGAATAAAGTAATTGATAAATTAACTATTCAAGGAGGTTAG
- a CDS encoding ABC transporter permease: protein MKRYARIYVQFLKQYLKTLLEYKEDFIYGILGFFLVQATSIIFISLIFNNVPTLSGWSFYEIIFIYGFSQIPRGIDHIFTDYLWIFSGRSIVRGEFDRYLLRPLNPLFQVIAERFQPDGFGELVVGFILVVYSAIKLSVNITPLWIIGFIIAIMGGTLIYTGVKLATASIAFWTKTSFRHVQMAYGLSDFSKYPISIYPGAIKFLLTFIIPFAFTGYYPGTYLLGKESFFMGVILTLIVGILSIIVSYRIWLKGVSSYESSGN, encoded by the coding sequence ATGAAAAGATACGCTAGAATATATGTGCAATTTTTGAAGCAATACCTAAAGACATTACTTGAATATAAAGAGGATTTCATATATGGTATTTTAGGATTTTTTCTAGTTCAAGCTACCTCTATAATTTTTATTTCTCTTATATTTAATAATGTACCCACCCTTTCTGGATGGAGTTTTTACGAAATAATCTTTATATATGGATTTTCTCAAATTCCAAGGGGAATTGATCACATATTTACTGATTATTTATGGATTTTTTCTGGTAGAAGCATAGTTCGTGGAGAGTTTGATAGATATTTATTAAGACCTTTAAACCCACTATTTCAAGTAATAGCTGAAAGATTTCAACCTGATGGTTTTGGAGAACTTGTAGTTGGATTTATTCTTGTGGTTTATTCTGCAATAAAGCTTAGTGTAAATATTACTCCCCTTTGGATTATAGGCTTTATAATTGCTATTATGGGAGGAACCTTAATCTATACAGGAGTTAAGCTTGCTACAGCCTCCATAGCCTTTTGGACTAAGACAAGCTTTAGACATGTTCAAATGGCCTATGGATTAAGTGATTTCTCTAAGTATCCTATAAGTATTTACCCTGGTGCTATAAAATTTTTATTAACCTTTATAATTCCCTTTGCTTTTACAGGATACTACCCTGGAACATATCTCCTTGGCAAGGAAAGCTTCTTCATGGGAGTTATACTAACTTTAATAGTAGGTATTTTATCAATAATTGTATCATACAGAATATGGCTTAAAGGGGTTTCATCTTACGAAAGTTCTGGAAACTAA
- a CDS encoding alpha/beta hydrolase, giving the protein MWFKKLYVGTIDLLSAIVEKIAKCNLACKIYKAVFQLGVFPKPKNFDKIVSNLVIEKDIAYESSILEGNKLDVYYPKNLNKKAPILMWIHGGGYIANSKETVKNYMMTLANKGFVVFNIDYALAPKYKYPSQILQCNEALKYVFENAEKFNGDRENIFIGGDSAGAQMASQLAAIISNEELSNKMNLKPSITNKFLRGVILFCGLYNMDSLRATKFPGIKTYMEALTGESNFENYERIDELATIKYITPNYPSTFITVGDIDPFVDQGKELASSLRALGVKVVSRFFENKGLWHEYQFKFSVKEARETFKSVTEFLNDNSKSMN; this is encoded by the coding sequence ATGTGGTTTAAGAAATTATATGTAGGAACTATAGATTTATTATCAGCCATTGTGGAAAAGATAGCTAAATGCAATTTAGCATGTAAAATTTATAAAGCAGTCTTTCAATTGGGAGTTTTTCCAAAGCCGAAGAACTTTGATAAGATAGTTAGTAACCTAGTAATAGAGAAAGATATAGCTTATGAATCATCAATTTTAGAGGGAAATAAGTTAGATGTATATTATCCTAAGAATCTTAATAAAAAGGCGCCAATATTAATGTGGATACATGGTGGGGGATATATAGCTAATAGTAAGGAGACTGTTAAGAATTATATGATGACCTTGGCTAATAAAGGCTTTGTCGTATTTAACATAGATTATGCCTTAGCTCCAAAGTATAAATATCCAAGTCAAATACTTCAATGTAATGAAGCTTTAAAATATGTCTTTGAAAATGCAGAAAAGTTTAATGGAGATAGGGAGAATATTTTTATTGGAGGAGATTCCGCTGGAGCTCAGATGGCTAGTCAGTTAGCTGCAATTATAAGTAATGAGGAACTATCTAATAAAATGAATTTAAAACCAAGTATAACAAATAAGTTTTTAAGGGGAGTAATATTATTTTGTGGATTATATAATATGGATTCTCTAAGGGCAACTAAATTTCCAGGTATAAAAACTTATATGGAAGCATTAACTGGAGAGAGCAATTTTGAAAATTATGAAAGAATAGATGAACTAGCTACTATTAAATATATAACTCCTAATTATCCAAGTACCTTTATAACTGTGGGAGATATTGACCCCTTTGTAGATCAAGGAAAAGAGTTAGCATCTTCTTTAAGAGCTTTAGGAGTAAAGGTTGTTTCAAGATTTTTTGAAAATAAAGGACTTTGGCATGAATATCAATTTAAATTTTCAGTTAAAGAAGCTAGAGAAACCTTTAAAAGTGTAACTGAATTTTTAAATGATAATAGTAAAAGTATGAATTAA
- a CDS encoding S-ribosylhomocysteine lyase, with protein sequence MVKVESFELDHTKVKAPYVRKAGIKIGPKGDIVSKFDLRFVQPNKELLSDKGMHTLEHFLAGFMREKLDDVIDISPMGCKTGFYLTSFGDIDVKDIIEALEYSLSKVLEQEEIPAANELQCGSAKLHSLELAKSHAKQVLENGISDKFYVE encoded by the coding sequence GTGGTTAAAGTTGAAAGTTTTGAATTGGATCATACAAAGGTTAAGGCACCATATGTAAGAAAAGCAGGAATAAAGATTGGACCTAAAGGAGATATAGTTTCAAAGTTTGATTTGAGATTTGTACAACCTAATAAAGAACTTTTAAGTGATAAGGGAATGCATACATTAGAACATTTTTTAGCAGGTTTTATGAGAGAAAAATTAGATGATGTAATAGACATATCACCAATGGGATGCAAAACAGGTTTTTATTTAACTAGTTTTGGAGATATTGATGTTAAAGATATTATAGAGGCTTTAGAGTATTCACTATCTAAGGTTTTAGAGCAAGAAGAGATACCAGCAGCAAATGAATTACAATGTGGAAGTGCAAAGTTACATTCACTAGAGTTAGCTAAGAGTCATGCAAAGCAAGTTTTAGAAAATGGAATAAGTGATAAATTTTATGTAGAGTAA
- a CDS encoding PLP-dependent cysteine synthase family protein: MKYYNDIRDLIGNTPILKLNNISTKEGVNIYAKIEGTSPGGSCKDRVGIYMVEKAEKEGKLKSGSTIIEATAGNTGIGIALAAINKGYKIIFIVPNKFSIEKQKIMKALGAEIINTPKEEGMEGAINLANSLLSEIPNSLSLNQFKNEANPLAHYETTGRELYDGLDGQIDYFVAGAGSGGTISGVLKFLKENISEVKGILADPVGSIIGGGQCGTYKIEGIGNNFIPETMDMSLVDDVIKVNDEEAFDAVKLLAKKEGLIVGSSSGAAFAAVLKLAEKIEEGNIVTIFPDRGDRYFSTDLF, encoded by the coding sequence ATGAAATATTATAATGATATAAGAGATTTAATAGGAAATACTCCAATATTAAAACTAAATAATATAAGTACCAAAGAAGGAGTAAATATTTATGCCAAAATAGAAGGTACTAGTCCAGGGGGAAGTTGTAAAGATAGAGTTGGAATATATATGGTAGAAAAAGCTGAGAAAGAAGGAAAACTTAAATCTGGAAGCACTATTATAGAGGCTACGGCTGGAAATACAGGCATTGGAATAGCTTTGGCAGCTATTAATAAAGGTTATAAAATAATATTTATAGTTCCTAATAAATTTTCTATAGAGAAGCAAAAGATAATGAAAGCTTTAGGTGCTGAAATAATAAATACTCCTAAAGAAGAGGGGATGGAAGGTGCTATAAATTTAGCAAATTCATTATTAAGTGAGATTCCTAATTCATTATCATTAAATCAATTTAAAAATGAGGCAAATCCATTAGCTCATTACGAGACTACTGGTAGAGAATTATATGATGGATTAGATGGACAAATTGATTATTTTGTTGCTGGAGCAGGAAGCGGAGGAACAATTTCTGGTGTATTAAAATTCTTAAAAGAAAATATTTCAGAAGTAAAAGGAATATTAGCTGATCCAGTAGGTTCTATTATTGGTGGTGGACAATGTGGAACTTATAAAATAGAAGGAATAGGAAACAATTTTATTCCAGAAACTATGGATATGAGCTTAGTAGATGATGTTATAAAAGTAAATGATGAGGAAGCTTTTGATGCGGTAAAATTATTAGCTAAAAAAGAAGGATTAATAGTTGGTTCCTCTTCAGGAGCGGCATTTGCAGCAGTATTAAAATTAGCTGAGAAGATAGAGGAGGGCAATATAGTAACAATATTTCCAGATAGAGGAGATAGGTATTTTAGTACAGATCTTTTTTAA
- a CDS encoding trans-sulfuration enzyme family protein: MKKNSLLIHGGISIDEKTGAVNIPIYQTSTYKQRSFGENSGYEYSRTGNPTRESLEKLIADIEYGKRGFAFASGLAAITAVLSLFKSGDKLLITNNLYGGTFRVIDKIFSNFGIGYEIIDDFTNIEEKIDESVKAIYIETPTNPLLDVIDIKIASDKAKKYNLLTIVDNTFMTPYFQNPLNLGADIVIHSATKYLGGHSDLVAGLVVVKDEELGEKIHFIQNSTGGILQPFDSFLLIRGIKTLSVRMDRHELNANFIAEKLGDLEGIDNVYYPGVKTHVGHDIQKKQASGFGGIISFILNKKYNYEKFFNSLELITFGESLGGVESLACHPASMTHAAMPLELRERIGITDRLIRISVGIEDKEDILEDIQQALGKAGDKNEIL; this comes from the coding sequence ATGAAGAAGAATTCTTTATTAATACATGGGGGTATAAGTATAGATGAAAAAACTGGGGCAGTAAATATTCCAATATATCAAACATCCACATACAAGCAAAGATCTTTTGGGGAGAATAGTGGATATGAATATTCAAGAACAGGAAACCCAACTAGGGAATCATTAGAAAAGTTAATTGCAGATATAGAATATGGAAAAAGAGGGTTTGCCTTTGCATCAGGCCTTGCAGCAATCACTGCAGTATTAAGTTTATTTAAAAGTGGAGATAAATTATTAATTACTAATAATCTTTACGGTGGAACATTTAGAGTAATTGATAAGATATTCTCTAACTTTGGTATAGGATATGAAATAATTGATGACTTTACAAATATTGAAGAAAAAATTGACGAGAGTGTTAAAGCTATTTATATAGAAACACCTACAAACCCTCTGTTAGATGTTATAGATATAAAAATAGCATCAGATAAAGCTAAAAAGTATAATTTATTAACAATAGTAGATAACACATTTATGACTCCATATTTTCAAAATCCATTAAATCTTGGGGCAGATATAGTTATTCATTCAGCAACTAAATATCTTGGGGGGCACAGTGATTTAGTTGCTGGGCTTGTAGTTGTGAAAGATGAAGAGCTTGGAGAGAAAATACACTTTATACAAAACTCTACTGGTGGAATACTTCAACCTTTTGATAGCTTCTTACTAATAAGAGGAATCAAAACTTTATCAGTAAGAATGGATAGACATGAATTAAATGCTAATTTTATAGCTGAAAAGTTAGGTGATTTAGAGGGGATAGATAATGTATATTATCCAGGAGTTAAAACTCATGTTGGACATGATATACAAAAGAAACAAGCTTCAGGTTTTGGTGGAATAATATCTTTTATTTTAAATAAGAAATATAATTATGAGAAGTTCTTTAATAGTTTAGAACTTATAACCTTTGGGGAAAGCTTAGGCGGAGTGGAGTCTTTGGCATGTCACCCAGCTTCTATGACTCATGCAGCTATGCCATTAGAACTTAGAGAACGTATAGGAATAACAGATAGGTTAATAAGAATTTCAGTTGGTATAGAAGATAAAGAGGATATTTTAGAAGATATACAACAAGCTTTAGGAAAGGCTGGTGATAAAAATGAAATATTATAA
- a CDS encoding class I SAM-dependent methyltransferase, with protein MNSVKYFNSIAKEWNKMRVDYFKDELREMAIKSVDISNKVIADLGAGTGFISLGIAKKANIVFSLDSSKNMLKELYSSAKENEINNIYPIKGELENLPLFDDSIDLIFMNMALHHVANPDKAIKEMNRVLKPNGKVVITDVLEHKGEWAREEMFDTWLGFNYDQLINWFEKAGFKNISIKNTGLVARGESSFGEVIEPGIFMAIAKK; from the coding sequence ATGAATTCAGTAAAATATTTTAATTCCATAGCTAAAGAATGGAATAAAATGAGAGTAGACTATTTTAAGGATGAATTAAGAGAAATGGCAATAAAGTCTGTAGATATTAGTAATAAAGTTATTGCTGATTTAGGAGCAGGTACAGGTTTTATAAGTCTTGGTATTGCAAAGAAAGCTAATATAGTTTTTTCTTTGGATTCATCTAAGAACATGCTAAAAGAATTATATAGTTCTGCCAAGGAAAATGAGATAAATAATATTTATCCCATAAAAGGAGAACTTGAGAATCTTCCACTCTTTGATGATTCCATAGATTTAATTTTTATGAATATGGCATTACACCATGTAGCTAATCCTGATAAAGCTATTAAGGAAATGAATAGAGTATTAAAGCCTAATGGCAAAGTGGTCATAACTGATGTGTTAGAACACAAGGGAGAGTGGGCTAGAGAGGAAATGTTTGATACTTGGTTAGGGTTTAACTATGATCAATTAATAAATTGGTTTGAAAAAGCGGGATTTAAGAATATAAGTATAAAAAATACAGGATTAGTTGCTCGTGGAGAATCATCCTTTGGGGAAGTGATAGAACCAGGTATTTTTATGGCAATAGCTAAAAAATAG
- the mscL gene encoding large conductance mechanosensitive channel protein MscL, with amino-acid sequence MWKEFKEFAMKGNVIDLAIGVVIGGAFGKIVTSLVNDIIMPVVGSLVGKVDFSNLYINLSGQQFNSLQEAQAAGAATINYGLFLNNLINFLIIAFSIFIVIKQINKLKNFTKKKEEVKVEATEKDCPYCCTKIDIKATRCPHCTSVLEEATN; translated from the coding sequence ATGTGGAAAGAATTTAAAGAGTTTGCCATGAAAGGAAATGTAATAGACTTAGCTATTGGTGTTGTTATAGGTGGTGCTTTCGGAAAAATAGTAACTTCATTAGTAAATGATATTATAATGCCTGTAGTTGGTAGCTTAGTTGGAAAAGTTGACTTCTCTAACTTATACATAAACTTAAGTGGACAACAATTTAACTCATTACAAGAAGCTCAAGCTGCTGGTGCTGCTACTATAAATTACGGACTATTTTTAAATAACTTAATTAACTTCTTAATAATAGCATTTTCTATATTTATAGTTATAAAACAAATAAACAAGCTTAAAAACTTCACTAAGAAAAAAGAAGAAGTTAAAGTTGAAGCTACAGAAAAAGATTGTCCTTATTGCTGTACTAAAATAGACATAAAAGCTACTAGATGTCCTCATTGTACATCTGTTTTAGAAGAAGCTACTAATTAG
- the colA gene encoding collagenase ColA, producing the protein MKKNLKRGELTKLKLVERWSATFTLAAFILFNSSFKVFAANKKVENSNNGQITREINADQISKTELNNEVATDNNRPLGPSIAPSRARNNKIYTFDELNRMNYSDLVELIKTISYENVPDLFNFNDGSYTFFSNRDRVQAIIYGLEDSGRTYTADDDKGIPTLVEFLRAGYYLGFYNKQLSYLNTPQLKNECLPAMKAIQYNSNFRLGTKAQDGVVEALGRLIGNASADPEVINNCIYVLSDFKDNIDKYGSNYSKGNAVFNLMKGIDYYTNSVIYNTKGYDAKNTEFYNRIDPYMERLESLCTIGDKLNNDNAWLVNNALYYTGRMGKFREDPSISQRALERAMKEYPYLSYQYIEAANDLDLNFGGKNSSGNDIDFNKIKADAREKYLPKTYTFDDGKFVVKAGDKVTEEKIKRLYWASKEVKAQFMRVVQNDKALEEGNPDDILTVVIYNSPEEYKLNRIINGFSTDNGGIYIENIGTFFTYERTPEESIYTLEELFRHEFTHYLQGRYVVPGMWGQGEFYQEGVLTWYEEGTAEFFAGSTRTDGIKPRKSVTQGLAYDRNNRMSLYGVLHAKYGSWDFYNYGFALSNYMYNNNMGMFNKMTNYIKNNDVSGYKDYIASMSSDYGLNDRYQDYMDSLLNNIDNLDVPLVSDEYVNGHEAKDINEITKDIKEVSNIKDLSSNVEKSQFFTTYDMRGTYVGGRSQGEENDWKDMNSKLNDILKELSKKSWNGYKTVTAYFVNHKVDENGNYVYDVVFHGMNTDTNTDVHVNKEPKAVIKSDSSVIVEEEINFDGTESKDEDGEIKAYEWDFGDGEKSNEAKATHKYNKTGEYEVKLTVTDNNGGINTESKKIKVVEDKPVEVINESEPNNDFEKANQIAKSNMLVKGTLSEEDYSDKYYFDVAKKGNVKITLNNLNSVGITWTLYKAGDLNNYVLYAAGNDGTELKGEKTLEPGRYYLSVYTYDNQSGAYTVNVKGNLKNEVKETEKDAIKEVENNNDFDKAMKVDSNSKIVGTLSNDDLKDIYSIDIQNPSDLNIVVENLDNIKMNWLLYSADDLSNYVDYANADGNKLSNTCKLNPGKYYLCVYQFENSGTGNYTVNLQNK; encoded by the coding sequence ATGAAGAAAAACTTAAAAAGGGGAGAGCTAACAAAACTGAAGTTAGTTGAAAGATGGTCAGCTACCTTTACTTTAGCAGCATTTATTTTATTTAATAGCTCATTTAAAGTATTTGCAGCTAATAAAAAGGTAGAGAATAGTAATAATGGACAGATTACTAGAGAGATTAATGCTGATCAGATTTCTAAAACAGAATTAAATAATGAGGTAGCTACAGACAATAATAGACCATTAGGACCTAGTATTGCTCCATCAAGAGCAAGAAACAACAAGATTTATACATTCGATGAACTTAACAGAATGAATTATAGTGATCTAGTTGAATTAATAAAAACAATAAGTTATGAAAACGTACCAGACTTATTTAATTTTAATGATGGTTCATATACTTTCTTTAGTAATAGAGATCGTGTACAAGCTATAATATATGGTCTAGAGGATAGTGGAAGAACTTATACAGCAGATGATGATAAGGGAATTCCAACTTTAGTTGAGTTTTTAAGAGCTGGATATTATTTAGGATTTTATAATAAACAATTATCATACCTAAATACACCGCAGTTAAAAAATGAGTGTTTACCAGCTATGAAAGCGATTCAATATAATAGTAATTTTAGATTAGGAACAAAGGCGCAAGATGGAGTTGTTGAGGCCTTAGGAAGACTTATAGGTAATGCTTCAGCAGATCCAGAAGTTATTAATAATTGCATATATGTTTTAAGTGATTTTAAAGATAATATAGATAAGTATGGTTCTAACTATAGCAAGGGGAATGCAGTATTCAACCTTATGAAAGGTATTGATTATTATACTAATTCAGTAATATACAATACTAAGGGATATGATGCTAAAAACACTGAGTTCTATAATAGAATAGATCCATATATGGAAAGATTAGAAAGTTTATGTACAATAGGTGATAAGTTAAATAATGATAATGCTTGGCTTGTAAATAATGCCTTATATTACACAGGTAGAATGGGTAAGTTTAGAGAAGACCCATCAATATCTCAAAGAGCTTTAGAAAGAGCTATGAAAGAGTATCCTTATTTATCATATCAATATATTGAAGCTGCCAATGATTTAGATTTAAATTTTGGTGGCAAAAATTCATCAGGAAATGATATAGATTTCAATAAGATAAAAGCAGATGCAAGGGAAAAATATCTTCCAAAAACATATACTTTTGATGATGGCAAATTTGTAGTAAAAGCTGGTGATAAAGTAACAGAAGAAAAGATAAAAAGATTATACTGGGCTTCAAAGGAAGTTAAGGCTCAATTCATGAGAGTAGTTCAAAATGATAAGGCTTTAGAAGAGGGGAATCCAGATGATATTTTAACTGTTGTTATTTATAACTCACCAGAAGAGTATAAGTTAAATCGTATAATAAATGGATTTAGTACTGATAATGGTGGTATATATATTGAAAACATAGGAACTTTCTTTACTTATGAAAGAACACCAGAGGAAAGTATATATACATTAGAAGAATTATTCCGTCACGAATTTACTCACTATCTTCAAGGTAGATATGTAGTTCCTGGAATGTGGGGACAAGGAGAATTCTATCAAGAGGGAGTTTTAACTTGGTATGAAGAAGGAACAGCAGAGTTCTTTGCAGGTTCAACTAGAACTGATGGAATAAAACCAAGAAAATCAGTTACACAAGGGTTAGCTTACGATAGAAATAATAGAATGTCTTTATATGGTGTATTACATGCTAAATATGGCTCATGGGATTTCTATAATTATGGATTTGCTCTATCAAACTACATGTACAACAATAACATGGGAATGTTTAATAAGATGACAAATTACATAAAGAATAATGATGTATCTGGTTATAAAGATTATATTGCATCAATGAGTAGTGATTACGGTTTAAATGATAGATATCAAGACTATATGGATTCTTTATTAAACAATATTGATAACTTAGATGTTCCTTTAGTTTCAGATGAATATGTAAATGGACATGAAGCTAAGGATATAAATGAAATAACTAAGGATATAAAAGAAGTTTCAAATATAAAGGATCTTTCTAGTAATGTTGAAAAGTCTCAATTCTTTACTACTTATGATATGAGAGGAACATATGTAGGGGGAAGAAGCCAAGGGGAAGAAAATGACTGGAAAGATATGAATTCTAAGTTAAATGATATATTAAAAGAATTATCTAAAAAGAGCTGGAATGGTTATAAAACTGTTACTGCATACTTTGTAAACCATAAAGTAGATGAAAATGGTAACTATGTTTATGATGTTGTATTCCATGGAATGAATACAGATACAAATACTGATGTTCATGTTAATAAAGAGCCTAAGGCTGTTATAAAATCTGATTCTTCAGTAATAGTTGAAGAAGAAATAAACTTTGATGGAACAGAGTCAAAGGATGAAGATGGTGAAATCAAAGCTTATGAATGGGACTTTGGAGATGGAGAAAAATCTAATGAGGCTAAAGCCACTCATAAGTATAATAAAACTGGAGAATATGAAGTAAAATTAACAGTTACAGATAATAACGGTGGAATAAATACTGAAAGTAAAAAGATAAAAGTAGTAGAAGATAAACCTGTTGAAGTTATAAATGAAAGCGAGCCAAACAATGATTTTGAAAAGGCTAACCAAATAGCTAAATCTAATATGTTAGTTAAGGGTACTTTATCAGAAGAGGATTATTCAGATAAATATTATTTTGACGTAGCTAAAAAAGGCAATGTTAAAATAACTCTTAATAATTTAAATTCAGTAGGAATAACTTGGACACTTTATAAAGCGGGAGACCTAAACAATTATGTTTTATATGCAGCTGGAAATGATGGAACAGAATTAAAGGGTGAAAAGACTTTAGAGCCTGGAAGATACTATTTAAGTGTATATACTTATGATAATCAATCAGGAGCTTACACAGTAAATGTAAAAGGAAACCTTAAAAATGAAGTTAAAGAAACAGAAAAGGATGCTATAAAAGAAGTTGAAAATAACAATGATTTTGATAAAGCTATGAAGGTAGATAGTAATAGCAAAATAGTTGGAACATTAAGCAATGATGATCTTAAGGATATTTATAGCATAGATATACAAAATCCAAGTGACTTAAACATAGTAGTTGAAAACTTAGATAATATAAAAATGAACTGGTTATTATATTCAGCTGATGATTTAAGTAACTATGTGGATTACGCTAATGCAGATGGAAATAAATTAAGTAACACTTGTAAGTTAAATCCAGGTAAATATTACTTATGTGTTTACCAATTTGAAAACTCAGGTACTGGAAATTACACAGTGAATTTACAAAATAAATAA
- a CDS encoding arginine repressor, which produces MSNLEKSLRHEVILDIIESKCICKQEELIIELKECGINVTQATLSRDLHEMNIIRKSFENHEHRYIVTKEDKFIKKFKNIFKSSVRSISMQEYFISVNTLDGMASLIGEFIDRLGDGRIAGTVAKKNHILVLCRSVNATQQIFKELDSLRV; this is translated from the coding sequence ATGAGTAATTTAGAGAAATCTTTAAGACATGAAGTAATATTAGATATAATAGAGAGCAAATGTATCTGTAAACAAGAAGAATTAATAATTGAGTTAAAAGAATGCGGAATAAATGTAACTCAAGCCACTTTGTCAAGAGATCTTCATGAGATGAATATAATTAGAAAAAGTTTTGAAAATCATGAGCATAGATATATAGTTACAAAGGAAGACAAGTTTATAAAAAAGTTTAAAAATATATTTAAGAGTTCTGTAAGAAGCATATCTATGCAAGAATATTTTATATCAGTTAATACTTTAGATGGTATGGCTAGTTTGATTGGAGAATTTATAGACAGGCTTGGTGATGGAAGAATAGCTGGAACAGTAGCTAAAAAAAATCATATTCTAGTTTTATGTAGAAGTGTTAATGCTACTCAGCAAATATTCAAGGAACTAGACTCCCTAAGAGTTTAA